The genome window CTGGATTTCCAGGACTGGAGGTCGATGAGCTAAAGGAAATGGTCCACAAACATCTGCCTATCCTACAGGCCAAGCTCGGAGCCGATCGGCCCGACGGTGTCATCGAGACGGAGCACATCATCCCTCTCGACACAGGCTTCCACTCCCGAACCCTCGTCTGCCAgccttcttcgccatccGCTTCCTGTCCCATCATAGTTCTCTTCCATGGAGGGGGCTATTGTCTTGCCTTTCCCGAGATAGAAGTCGAACTCGCTCGGGAGCTCGTCAAGGCGCATTCGGCCGTTGTTGTCTGTCCTTCCTTCCGCCTGGCCCCTGAATACCCTTTTCCCACGCCAATGAAAGACGGGTGGGCTGCTCTGAAATACATCGCGGCAGAGCTTGTCTCACCTCACGATCCCGAATCCACTCTATTCCCACCGCAAGCCGATCCAAAAACAGGGTTCATCATTGGCGGAACATCCTCGGGCGCACATATGGCTTGCGTCGTCTCGCATCTCGCCCAATCTAACAGCCTCTGCCCGCCTTTGACAGGCCAATTTCTCAGTGCAGGAGGCTTCCTTCCTCATTCACGCGTGCCAGAGAAGTACCGCCCCTTTTACCTTTCCTGGGAGCAGAACAAGGATGCACCAATAGTCAACAGGACTTTCCTGGAGAAGTACCAATCCGTAGTAGCGCC of Fusarium oxysporum Fo47 chromosome I, complete sequence contains these proteins:
- a CDS encoding Alpha/Beta hydrolase protein, coding for MTRSSPNIPSTVEEILATATMDPSFEEAYSKKGRPPGFPGLEVDELKEMVHKHLPILQAKLGADRPDGVIETEHIIPLDTGFHSRTLVCQPSSPSASCPIIVLFHGGGYCLAFPEIEVELARELVKAHSAVVVCPSFRLAPEYPFPTPMKDGWAALKYIAAELVSPHDPESTLFPPQADPKTGFIIGGTSSGAHMACVVSHLAQSNSLCPPLTGQFLSAGGFLPHSRVPEKYRPFYLSWEQNKDAPIVNRTFLEKYQSVVAPDLDSPLWVPFDQRHADDASGQIKMGHVGQPPAYFQVCGMDINRDESLIYERVLREECGVATKVDLYKGFPHCFWNEFGDLDMSKERMRDSVEGISWLLKQNTL